The Brachyhypopomus gauderio isolate BG-103 chromosome 1, BGAUD_0.2, whole genome shotgun sequence genome includes the window GGATAAAAAATTCATGGATGTGACGACAAGGTCAGTCGTGCTTAGAAATGGTCGCTATCATTTATCTTTACCTTTTCGCAATGAAGCTGTAAATATGCCAGACAACCAGCAGATGGCAGTACAACGTACAGTGGGTCTAGCTAGAAAATTTAAGAAAGATTCTGCTTTCGCTAGTGAGTACACCACATTTATGGAAGATGTGCTCAGCAAGGGCTATGCAGAAAAGGTGCCTACATGCCAGCTGCAAAGTAATGATGGAATGGTCTGGTATATACCTCATCACGCAGTCTACCACAAGCAGAATGGCAAGTTGAGAGTTGTATTCGACTGCTCTGCATCTTATAAGGGCAAATCACTGAACACAGAACTTCTCCAGGGTGCGGACCTGCTGGGTGTTCTTCTGAGATTTAGAGAAGAAAGGATTGCTGTAATGGCCGACATCGAGGCAATGTACTGTCAAGTACGTGTTCATGAACATCACTGTGACTTCCTCCGATTCCTCTGGTGGCCACAGGGGGATACAAGCAAGCCATTGGAAGCGTACAGGATGAAGGTTCATCTTTTCGGTGCTGTGTCATCTCCAAGCATCGCCAATTATGCCCTGAAAAAAAACAGCAGTTGACAACTCAGAGCAGTTTAGTGCAACAACTCTTGACACCATCAAACATAGTTTTTATGTAGATGACTGCCTTCGATCTGTGGCATCTGTGATGGAGGCTATCCAGCTTACGCACAACCTTAGGGAAGCATGCGCCCAAGGAGGATTTACCCTAAACAAGTGGGTAAGTAACAGCTGTGAGGTCCTTGCTACAATACCTGAAAGTCACAGAGCCACGCTTGTGAAACAACTTGACCTGGACAGAGAAAAACCACCCCTTGAGAGGGCCTTGGGAATCCAGTGGAATATCCAGAAAAACATACTCACCTTCAAGGTTGCCAACAAGAGCACATCACTCACTAGGCAAGCCATCCTTTCAGTCGTGAGTTCCATCCCATTCCCATTGGGTTTCCTATGCCCTTTCATTCTCAAGGCCAAGCAATTCCTGCAAAAACTGTGCATTGATAATCGTGGATGGGATGAACACATTCCAAAAGAACTCTACAAGCCATGGCAAAGATGGATGACAGAACTGAAACAGCTGGACAGATTTGAAGTGGACAGGTGCATAAAACCTGAGGGTTTCGGCCCGGTGAAGACTGTTCGGCTGCATCATTTCTGTGATGCCAGTGAATCCGGTTATGGAACGGTGACCTACCTTAGTCTTAAGAACAGCAGTGGAGACATTCACATTGTCTTTATAATGGCGAAATCAAGAGTAGCACCTCTGAAGCAGATGACTATTCCCAGGTTGGAGCTTGCTGCTGCCACACTGGCTGTGAAAGTCGACAAAATGCCCCAGAAAGAGCTACACATAGATCTTCAGAATTCCACTTTCTGGACAGACAGCACAACTGTGCTGAAATACATTCACAACGAAACCAAAAGGTTCCGCACCTATGTTGCTAACAGCATTGCAATAATCTACAGCCTCTCGCAAGCACACCAGTGGAGGTATGTCTGCTCGAAGGACAATCCGGCAGATGATGCCTCACGTGGACTCTATATTGAACCACTCTTGGCGTCCAACAGATGGCTCCACGGTCCTCCCTTGCTTTCAAGAGGGGAATCAGATTGGCCTGATATGCCAGAAGATCTGAGCTACATACCCAGCTGTGATGTAGAGGTAAAACATGCCATTACTGTGAATTGTGTGAAGATGGAGATTAATGCAACTTCATCCCTGATTCAGTACTTCTCCTCTTGGAGGAAACTACTTAGAGCTGTTGCCTGGTTGCTGAAGCTCAAACGCATCCTTCTGCATCGAAGTCGAAAGGACAGAGACAAAGTGACATCCACATGCCAAGGTGAGCTAGAGCAAAAATGCTTAACTGTGGATGATTTGGATGAAGCAGAAAAGGCAATCATTTGTTATGAACAGCACTGCTACCTGGATGCAGAATTGAAATTGATGAAAATGAACAAACCAGTGAAATCTGATAGCCTTGTATTCAGACTGGATCCATGCATTGACAATGGCATCATGAGGGTTGGAGGACGGATAGGTAAAGCACCGATATCCGTAAACACAAAGAATCCAATCATACTCCCCAAGTCATCACATATATCCAAGTTGATCCTGAGGGATATTCATCAGCAAAATGGACATTCAGGAAGAAATCACATGCTATCAAAACTTAGACAAAAATTCTGGCTCCCTTCGGCTAACTCTTGTGCTAGACACATTGTTAGatcttgtgtgttttgcagaCGGATGCAGGCCAGACCTGGAATGCAGAAAATGGTGGAATTGCCACAGGATCGGATTACTCCCAACTTGCCACCATTTTCCCATGTTGGTATTGACTTCTTTGGTCCGGTGGAGGCCAAGAGTGGTCACTCACGGGTAAAGCGCTGGGGAGTATTCTTCACCTGTCTGGTAAGCCGGGCAATCCATCTAGAAGTAGCATGGAGTCTGGATACCAGTGCTTGCATGAATGCAGTCCGGCGGTTCCTGTGTCGGAGAGGTCAGGTGCTTACCATCAGAACAGACTGTGGCACCAACTTCACCTCCGCACAGAAGGAACTGGAAATGGCACGGAATCAGCTGGATAAAGAAAAGATTCAGGAATTCCTGCTAAAAAACCATGTCAAGTGGCTGTTCAATCCACCATATGCAGCTCATTTCGGAGGAGCATGGGAAAGACTTATCCGCCTGGTTAAGAAGACACTTCTCTCAATTGTACGATAACAAACACTGGACGACGAAATGCTGCAAACAGCCTTTTGTGAGACTGAATGCATTCTCAATGACCGACCGCTTACTACAACCTCTAGTGACCCAAATGATCTCACACCCTTGACACCAAACCACCTACTGCAGTTGAAGAGTGAACCGTTGCCACCTCCTGGTCTTTTTAGTAAAAATGATGTGTACAGCAGGAAATGGTGGAAATATGTCCAATACCTGGCAGATCAGTTCTGGTAAAGGTGGACTATGGAATACCTTCCACTACTGCAAGAACGACAGAAGTGGCTCCACACTGAAATGAATTTCAAAATCAATGACATTGTGGTGCTGGTAGACCCAGCAGCACCTAGGAATTCTTGGCCCCTGGGTAGGGTGGTTAAGAACCTGCCTGGCCCCAAAGGTCTTGTGCGAAGCGTATTGGTGCAAACAAAGACCAACGTGCTGCAGAGACCCATCAGTAAGCTTTGCTTTCTTCTCGAAGGTGATGAAGCACCTTCAGAGAGGCTCTGATTGCACACTTGCAGTACTGACAAATCTAAATATTCCTGTGCGTGCTCTCACACCAGCCCATACACTTACACCTACGGACTTTCACAGGTGGCGCTACATGTACATTGGACTTGGACTTGATCAGTTACCTTTTTTAACTTTactgaaataaaaaacaaaaaaggggggggggaccCGAATGGAAACAAAATGTAAGACTAGCATTTCATTTGGTGTTTCTTGGTTTTTTATGGTTACCTTTGTGCATGGGCTAATGTATTGTGTATTAGGTTTTGGAACACCTGTATTGTATAGCCTTTATTGAGTACGTATGGCTCCCTTTCATTATGGTTTAGAATTGTCCTGCAGTAACAGTGACAATTAGGGGCCAGTGTGTTGGAGCCATATTTGTGAATTGTACATCATGTTGATGGTAACTTATAATACACATAAATTAGTGGTATACTTACCTGACATGTTTGCATTTTTATACATATCTGTCTGTCTATGCCTATCCTATTTTTATTTCTCTGTCTGTGAGTGCTTACTTGACTGCGTGTCGGGAACAACTTACCACCATCCTCATTGGCGTTAGACAGAAATCGCCACTACATATGCATTTTATACTTTTGccaattaatttaatttaatttaatttcatattttGCAAATATGGATGTTTGTAGCATCCTTGGACAAGCCAGGGAAATGCCTACTTTTTATTTTGAACCATTACTTATCAACAAATCATTCTAAGAAAAAATGGACAGAAATTGATTTTGCTTTTTGAAACAGATTAtaactagtggtgggactttaacgcggtattttcgattaattaattacaggaaagttaacgcactaaaaaaatttacgcatttaacgcacgagacacttttgcaccatggaatgtttctcagtacgcgagttccgggcatacagattatggacacacaataagatcatgatggagatgactgaagaggctacgcctgtggatgggaaattaaaaaatatgaaacttccagatggaagtacaaacaaaaatagtgttatttacactttatgtaggaaggagttcgcttatcacaggagcacttccacccttcattaccacctcaacgcaaaacatgttgcggctaaagctgggcatacactgtgcgatattttaaatcgtgtactcagctccagctcaaactgtacgactaaatcgcagggagagtcggctcgtggagctgcttcaacagtgcgatactctcacgaggagcgatttgaatttcaaacatgtttgatgttcttgcgacgctgcgatttctgattgggagttggtcgtgaggtgtgaatcgctcctcgtttacctgtgtgaaCTATatgatgcacgacacgcgattgagccgaaacgagtgaaaaattggctgaaaatgggccaaaaatcgcacagtgtacgcccagcttaacgcgcaggtcagtaatgataacttagctgctaaatgtattcctagtacgatagggtgaccaaacgtccgtaattcacatcctgtcccgggcgtcccgggtttttttttaaagtgaggaaatgtcctggtttttaaagtaccttcattggaccattaagtctggattaaactttcgcgagtggccgtagcgcgcaactccgcacgcgtttatacatgacgcgtcacattatttgtgttgtccgctccctgtggtcgaagataaatgcttacaagaagcgctgcgaattgcgtcaactgatgcaagttacgaactaccgtccaggggtgagtttcccaaaacgttcttagcgccaagtacttcttaacctcgtacgtaagaacgaggttacgaagtacttagcgctaagaacgttttgggaaactcaccccagaaagacaatgtcgaagaaaatccagcagctgtatgatgaggaaagagttaaaacaggttattgtgaagagtgccacaaatgtggctctgactggggatcactggacctctgttagcaacaagaatgatattggtgtgacagctcatattatagatgatgaatctatagatgatgaagatccagtcatttgctttgagcatgcagaagaccacttataGGCACTATGAaaatgcctgtggcagaggcctgggaaattaaagaaaaatataccatctaaaatggtattaaaaaacatcttctgatttattcaattcttccaatatcctgagcaaaacatttttggtcagaatttccaatgttctgaactgttttctgcacactacacatatattggtctgtgtagtagactggtggaaaaataaacaagatgttgaagtttatgattatgttcattgattcattcatcattcaaacttaaattaatatttctcatgttaaatactgaaatgcgattaaaatgcaattaatttcgattaattaattacaaagcttccaattaattcgattaatttttttaatcgcgtcccacccctaattataACATTATATATGTACCTGAAGTGAAGACAAAAAATGTCAGCAAATTTTTAAGTTGCAATAGTTTTTCTTAAAATCTCCAACATGAAAAGCTTGACTGCTTCTATGACACAATTCTTGAACTATCCTTTCCAACAGATCCTACAATAGTGATTAAACTGAAATGACAACAAAAACAGTCTAATGCACAGTGATAACCAAACTCTACAGATCATCCATTAGTGGAGATTAGCCAAACAAACTCAGCCGCACACTGCAATTCATTGAGATATTTGACAAATGGGGAAGTTCCAAGTGTCCTCCCTTTGGTGATATACATTAGACAGTGGACACTAATGCCTAACATTAGTCCCACACTGTCacacctgtgtttgtttgttcatgggATTGTGGTCATATAAGTGTCCATGTGTATAAAAGGCCAGGATGGACAGTATTCAGACATTGAGCTAGAGTGTAGAAGCATCCAGATCATCTCCTCACACTGAAGCAACATGGAGCCCAGAGCCTCTCTCTACATTCTAGCCCTGCTGCTGGGTCTCTACCAGGCTCTCCCTCTCACAGAACCTCAGCATGTGGACATCATTTCACGCATTATCACCATCAACAATGGTCAGACAAGTTGctggttgttttctttttattttaacatgctTTCTCTTAAGATGTATAAACACATTTGATAAATACTAAACATTTTACTATGGCAATGCTAAAACATTTCATTTGAAGTTCCTGTTATTTGGTTTTTGCAACCCAAATCCCTTTTTTGTCCATGATTGCATGAAGGATCTAGTGAACAGTTGGTGGAGGGAGACATACTTGTGCCAAGTACCAGGAATGCTCTGGTCTGCCGGAGTAACAACTGCTTTTGGCAAAAGTCTTCAACTGGAGTAGTGCAGGTCCCTTATGTCGTGAGCAATGATTTCTGTAAGTAAAACCTCcagattcaggttcaggttttaCATTGATGTTGATGTTATTTCTTAATGTTTTTGCTTGGTTCTTTTTCAGCTTCTTCTGACCTGAATGTAATTACCAGTGCCATGGCATCCTTCCACAGCAAAACCTGCATTCGCTTTGTTCGCAGAACGTTTGAACCTGATTACATCAGCATTCAGAATCTAAATGGGTGAGAGCAGGAAACTATTTGAATTATTTTACTTCTGTTATTCCTGTTTTGTACACATTGCCAATTGCTTGATGTCTGTGATCAGGACAGCCTTCTCCCTGCCTTTCAGGTGCTACTCTTCTATTGGCAGAACAGGTGGTTCTCAGGTGATCTCTCTCAGCAAAGACGGATGTGTGTACCATGGTATCGTTGAGCATGAGTTGAACCACGCGCTCGGTTTCTACCATGAGCATACCAGGAGCGACCGTGACAAGTATGTCAGGATCAACTGGCAAAACATTGACCCATCAATGCAGTCCAATTTTAACAAGGAGAACACCAACAACCTCAACACACCATATGACTACACCTCCGTGATGCACTATGGAAGAACTGCTTTCTCTGTTAACGGCCAGTACACCATCACTCCTATTCCTGATGCTTCAGTGGTGattggacagagagaggaactcTCCACCATTGATGTCAAGAGGATCAAAATTCTGTATAATTGCTAAAATTGACATCATATGATGTAAAATTTCTAAACAATACTTCCTCTGTTGCTCGACGTAGTgtgtaataaaaaatgtaacAATGCAATTGTCATGCATCATGTGACTGTACAATATGTACTAATGTCATATAATAAAAGACTTCAAAGCAAATTAATCATGTTCAATGGTATGTATTCAGAATGGTCTGAGCAGCAGTGCTGGGGGGCACAGCATGGCATTATACGTGGATGAATCGCATTTTGCTCTGAGAGCTTTAATTATGAGtatgtgtgccatatttttgtcaaatgtgattttcaccccaatcgaaatttgtcctctgcattttcccatctgtgcacttagaacacacacacacaagggattACTAGTAGGCTTTgttgcacacgtgcccagagtggtgggcagccctagcccgccgcccagggagcagttggggttacgtgccttgctcaagggcaacaTCTCAGTTTTCTTGAACACACTACGACTTGGGCCTCCAGGCTCTGTATTTTACTCATAAAAGGCTAAATAAGAGCAGTGTAAATAAGTCTTAAACCTAGATTGAAAAATTGGGCTTGTAACTGAGCCTCAAATTGATGCTGTAAGGTTGTTTGATGAGTAAGAGTCTTCATAGGACAAAGATTTACAAATAgctgtaattgtaataattatatGGTCTAATGAAAACCCTCCATGTGGAGAGTACAGTCGACCACGTGGGTTATGATGTGAAATGAGGACACTGTGAGACCAAACCATGCTTTTTGCATCATTGGGTTCATGCAGTAGAACCTCTGTTTCATTGGAATTTAGAAGAAAACAGTGAGTTGCTGTCCATTGTTTATGTCCTTTATTCAGTCATTGTTGTTAATATTACAGGCATAATCAGGAtttgaagatatatacaactgagtatcattgACGTAACAAtgtgtcaggaatgccacctgatctttcttaatcaacctcacctgcccctcattaccacgcccccttcagccttacttaagcacttcaccagcacatctcagttgcgaagtattgccgactcatgccgcgtaccaagcctttctatatcctgtctgctctcctgtgtcctgaccctcgcttacgtccccgaccttgtctcctgcccaatccctctgtacctcctgacttctgctcccccggtatgaccctggaccgtcctgaccacgccaagaaaacgctgttactactgatcctagtactcgtgattcacctgcctttgtttgtaccagcgtctcatttcaataaaagcggtgttcttccgcatttggatccctctctgcctgttcaatacgttacacaaTGGAAACACATATCATGTTTGCAAATAAATGTGCCTGACAGTAGTCTAATGAGAATTACATGGGGCATGGTATtgacccttgtgggacaccatatttaacaaCTGGCAGCTCAGAGTATTCATTCCATACAAAGATAAATTGACAATTGTAACAGGGCAGCATGATCACAGAGGCAAGTAAGATTACAAATCCAGATAGTCTGCACCCTGAGGTTTTTGTCACTCTTTGGTCTGGTGGTGACGCACGTGTTTGCTGAGAGTAGGACCTGGGTCCAAGACAATCTATGGTTGCTGCCGTCAGCCTTTGGTACAAATTTCGTCAGAAGTGGGATGGTACTTTGATACCAACGGGACTGTTTCCATGGTTAAGAACCCATCCCTACTGTGACAGGATGGTTCAAAACCCATTAAAAAAACCCTATTGAGGTGCATGGATGTGGTCCTGGATGTAAGGTGGAGATGTGGGACAGACGGAAAGTGTAAAGTGCAGGGGAACGTTCTGGTAGCATCAGTGGAGATCATCACTCTCTGATGGAGAGGGTGATGTGATGGAGACTGCCACTCCAGAAGGTTTAATGGGTGCTCTAAGTTCTCATCATGAGAGCTGGCTCTTTGGCCTTCTGCTCAAGGCACCAGTTTGTTGCATGAGATTCATGTGGTCTCTGTCTTTATCACAAACTTTTACAAGCGCTTCAAAATCTTATGCATGCATCCAATGAGGATGGTGGTAAGTTGTTCCTGACACGCAGTCAAGTAAGCactcacagacagagaaagaaaaccGGACTGAGGAATTAAATTTACCTATTTTTATTTCTCTGTCTGTGAGTGCTTACTTGACTGCGTGTCGGGAACACCTTACCACCATCCTCATTGGCGTTAGACAGAAATCACTACAAGCCACTACAAAGTCTGAAAACTTTCTAACCCGACGGTAAGAAGGATTGCTCTGAAATATCTTGGATTACTTCACCCTGCTTCGGATACGTTGGATGTTTTCCTGTGGATGCGCAAAAAAGGATGAAATGGAAGCGTAAATTAGGAAGGAAAGCAAGCAAGCAGGGTGTGTGAAAACCGATACTCGAAGGACTTTAAAAGTTGAAAGACTGTAGTGATTGTGGACTGCGTTTAAATCACAATGTCGGAATGCGAGATGGTACAAGACCCGGCTGAGTTAGTAAAGATCAAGATTGCCTCCCGCCGTGGCAAGTTAAGTGTCTGCACGAAACAAATCAATGAAATTCGGACTTTGTTGGTTCAAAACGGAGAAATGGAACAAGTTGAAGGAAAGGTGACGGCACTGTTGCTAAGTATTCAGTCATTTAAAACATCACACGGCAAAGTGCAATCATTACTGTTGGAGGATGAAACCGAAAGTGACACGGACTGGTTCAATGGAAAATTGCAGGACATTGAGGATTTCCTTGAAAAAGTGAACGTTTGGAGAATGGAACAAAACAAACTGCAGTCAACCATACAGCCACAGGACAGCGTTTCTAACGTTTCCAGGACTTCTAGGTCTTCGAGGGCCTCGTCTGCAGTGAAGATGGCACTGGCTGAGAAGGCTGCTCTGGAGGCACGGAGTAAAGCACTGCCAGCACTTCAGGCGCTGCAAATGGAGGAGGCAGAGCTCAAGATAAAGCGTGAGATGGAGGAAATGTCACTGAGATTAAAGCGCGACATGGAAGAAATGGCATTAAAATCCAAACGCGAGAATCTGGAACTACAAGCTCAATTAGACGAGGCAAATGCCAAACTCAAAGCATTAAGCGACGCTGAAGAGCAAGGTAACGCTATGAATGAGTATTATGACTCCCGTATGGAGGAGTCGAGTAAGCCTGTCCTCTCTCGCCTCGACTTTGCACCTGTGGCGGCTGTTCCTAAAACACCACTTCAGCGAGCAGTGCAACATCTAAAAAGCAGCTCCAGGGGTATCGCGCCGTCCACCACAAACCAGCAGCAACGATGTGGCGGAATCAACACCACTCCAGCCACcgacacagagctgaacaggcagagagaccTTACAGAAATAATGGTGAGACAGCTAAATCTTTCCATTTTACCAAAAAGAGAAGTGCCTACTTTTAGTGGTAATCCCTTGTCATTCCAGCCATTTATGCTTGCCTTTGAgcattctattgaaaaaaataCTGATGATTATAAAGACAGATTGTACTTTTTAGAGCAGTTCACTGATGGCCCAGCAAAGAATATCGTCAAAAGTTGCATGCATATGGATGCCCTCCAAGGTTATGCCAAGGCAAAAGAGCTCTTGAAAACTCATTTTGGAAATGAAACGAAAATTGCAAATGCATACTTAGACAAGGCTTTTAATTGGGCAACACTGAAAGTTGATGATGGAAAGGCTCTCCTTGAATATGCACTATATTTAAGAGAATGTCTTACTGCCATGCAAAATCTGGACCATTTGGATGAACTGAATGTAACATCTAATCTTAAACTGCTCATCTCCAAATTACCCTACAAACTCTGTGAACGCTGGCGAACCACAGTGTATGAAAAATCCCAACAAAACAACACACGGATTAAGTTCGTTCATCTTGTGGAGTTCATAGAACGCCAGTCTACCATCTTACTCCATCCAGTGTTTGGTGACATCAGAGATAACCCAATCAGCAAGCCCATCTCTAGAGCCAAGCCTAGTGCAAAGTCTCAAAAGAGTGGAAGCAGCTTCATGACCTCTGTCACCTTGTCTAACCCTCAGTTAACAGCACAGACAGCTAAGACGCAGCAAACCAacaagcagaggtgggaccaagtcagtgttttgcaagtctcaagtaagtccaagtctttgtacctcaagtcccgagtcaagtctcaagcaaagacactcaagtcaagtcaagtctcgagtcaagacaggcaatagtcaagtcaagtcccaagtctgaaacttggaatttcaagtcctttcgagtctttattttattttttgttaccaatgttgcaggtacattttaaatgtaaataatagacatgcgttttttaaatctgtattctcctcaaatcttgacaaaacatgtgcaactgaaaacacgaagtataaaaaaaatttaaattacacctctttattgcacagttcaatttgttaaacttagctgcaaacatattcatactttaaactacaattttccagaaataaatattctgtgaaaaagtcataagtagaactccatattcaaataaaaagtgctgatattttcacagtacaatacaaagaaccataacagcattttccctctcttctcttatctggtttcttggagaacacgtgtgtccatgtgtgagtgacacaagacaaacaaatataagaactgaacaattaacaggaatctgcaactttagacatttcagtaaactattctgcattgcatttgctggccaaaagtctgtatgtcatttgtgcacgatgaatgatgtccccatagctgaaaactcgctccacttttgtcaatatattttttttctcaacgtagatgtcttcaaatacacaatccatgctgagatagaactggatattatgatggtgacagagagaggctctcttccccgagttcagatacagaacccagggttgccaactctcacgcattgagcgtgagacacacgcatttgaccgtcttcacacgctctcacgccacacatccgatttctcacgccggaaaaaaatctagtttatttacctctgatccacatctatgattcaatgagttactagttcgctctggcaccaaccactggcgatcgatcgatcgcgatataatacttaatttgtgtccattttacaccccgcctggtaaaaatttacgttcgccaaccccccatttgattggttgtgctgcagctcatgcacacacacacacgtacagagtgtggaaaagcagaggactggtctgcgtcagaaggacggaaatgaaattaatggggcgcactttataaatattaatatgcgttttaaaatttagatttggggttaaaaaaaatcaagtctttgcaaataaacaggttcaagtccaatccaagtcccaagttattggtgtaaaagtccaagtcaagtctaagtctctgaatattttttcaagtcaagtcaaaagtcttaatattaatgactcgagtctgactcgagtccaagtcatgtgactcgagtccccacctctgccaaCAAGCACGTTCCAGCGTCAATGACATGCAGTTGCTGTTCAGATAGGCACGACATCACTGACTGTGAAAATTTCAAATCACAGGCACATGAAGAGAAAGTAGAATATCTGAAGAGAAATGGCTACTGTTTTGGGTGTCTAAAAAAGGACATCTTAGCAGGAACTGCCTCAATAGGGCCATTTGTGAGCTGTGCAAGCGTAAACATCATACCTTACTGAACATTACCTGTGAGTATACTGTCAAAACTCAGGCGCCTGTTAATAGCGCACTCATCTCAGCTAGTCATGTTACAGGGGCCAGTCACTGTGCATTGGCCATTGTGCCAGTCATCATTGAGTCACCCAAAAGCTCCAGATCCATAATGACCTACGCATTCCTTGACCCGGGCAGCTCAGCAACTTTCTGCTCTGACAAGCTCATGCATCAGCTTAACGTCAGCGGACGCAGGACTGAGGTGGCCCTGAAAACGATGGGACAGGAGCAAATGGTGAGATGCTATGAGCTCAAAGGTCTTAAAGGTGGC containing:
- the LOC143526300 gene encoding hatching enzyme 1.2-like; protein product: MEPRASLYILALLLGLYQALPLTEPQHVDIISRIITINNGSSEQLVEGDILVPSTRNALVCRSNNCFWQKSSTGVVQVPYVVSNDFSSSDLNVITSAMASFHSKTCIRFVRRTFEPDYISIQNLNGCYSSIGRTGGSQVISLSKDGCVYHGIVEHELNHALGFYHEHTRSDRDKYVRINWQNIDPSMQSNFNKENTNNLNTPYDYTSVMHYGRTAFSVNGQYTITPIPDASVVIGQREELSTIDVKRIKILYNC